A single window of Leptolyngbya ohadii IS1 DNA harbors:
- a CDS encoding PTPA-CTERM sorting domain-containing protein — translation MGCSQHFLGSFTYDDAALTDPSRQLTDEIDIGFPTKTRVPYVNPFNGSLQVVFNFLGTTYTQFSDGAYDVSPVGFPRLYFKDGVLLGLDFVVAESPISPDIVIPGSISGFFTGYNPMLRIPIFEAVVNPSAPFNPETDSRGIITYGVQPIPTPTLLPGLVGMGVAFLKKRKREVA, via the coding sequence GTGGGATGCTCCCAGCATTTTCTTGGAAGCTTTACCTATGATGATGCAGCTCTAACTGACCCTAGCCGTCAACTCACTGACGAAATTGACATCGGTTTTCCAACTAAAACACGGGTTCCATACGTCAATCCTTTTAACGGTTCGCTCCAAGTTGTTTTCAACTTCCTGGGCACTACCTACACTCAATTCAGTGATGGTGCTTATGATGTCAGTCCAGTCGGCTTTCCAAGACTGTATTTCAAGGATGGCGTACTTCTGGGTTTAGACTTTGTTGTTGCTGAATCTCCGATTAGTCCAGATATTGTAATTCCAGGTTCAATCAGCGGATTCTTTACGGGATATAATCCTATGCTTCGCATTCCGATCTTTGAAGCAGTTGTAAATCCCAGTGCTCCTTTCAATCCAGAGACAGATTCTAGGGGAATTATTACTTATGGAGTGCAGCCAATTCCCACACCTACCCTTCTACCTGGTCTTGTTGGCATGGGTGTTGCTTTTCTAAAAAAGCGAAAGCGTGAGGTAGCCTAG
- a CDS encoding ISKra4 family transposase (programmed frameshift) encodes MTPEEQERIRACSQEIAEILYRNSDKASLKTLEGIEQTVRQQMLEHVSPEVAPFFVNGAVRPGKGRSRPLKSLVGKLCLQKHQAERLGVKPRSRISGGLEKACLRLSANESFQNAEADIAALTGIAVGHSTQQRLVGRQAWELPEAKQGVSEISIDGGKVRLRDLQDSDSRWRDYKAVRLQGTYYAAFYQDNESLVDYLNAQRLLKPVVCLGDGHEGVWNLFGQIASADERREILDWYHLKENLYKVGGSLKRLKKAESLLWQGQVEQAKALFADCQRKQARNFEAYLDKHRSRIVHYADTQTQQLCSIGSGAVESAVKQIGRRLQISGAHWNRVSVNPMLNLRCAYLNGLLAS; translated from the exons ATGACTCCAGAAGAGCAGGAACGGATCAGAGCTTGCAGTCAAGAGATCGCAGAAATTCTGTATCGCAATAGCGACAAAGCGAGCCTGAAGACGCTAGAGGGGATTGAGCAAACGGTTCGCCAACAGATGCTCGAACACGTTAGTCCGGAAGTTGCCC CTTTTTTTGTCAACGGTGCAGTCCGACCCGGCAAAGGACGAAGCCGACCGCTAAAGAGTCTGGTGGGTAAGTTGTGCTTGCAAAAGCATCAAGCCGAACGGTTGGGAGTCAAGCCCCGGAGTCGGATAAGTGGAGGCTTAGAGAAGGCTTGCTTACGGCTGAGTGCGAATGAGTCATTTCAGAATGCGGAAGCAGACATTGCTGCATTGACGGGGATAGCGGTGGGGCACTCGACCCAACAACGCTTGGTAGGACGGCAGGCATGGGAGTTGCCGGAGGCGAAACAAGGCGTCAGTGAGATCAGCATTGACGGCGGGAAAGTGCGCTTGCGTGACCTCCAAGACAGCGACAGCCGATGGCGGGACTATAAAGCAGTGCGGTTGCAGGGAACATACTATGCTGCCTTTTATCAGGACAATGAGAGCTTGGTCGATTACCTCAATGCTCAACGGTTGCTTAAGCCTGTAGTGTGTTTAGGCGATGGGCATGAGGGGGTGTGGAATCTGTTTGGTCAAATCGCCTCTGCCGATGAGCGGCGAGAGATTCTCGACTGGTATCACCTCAAAGAGAATCTCTACAAAGTGGGCGGGTCGCTCAAACGCCTGAAAAAAGCTGAGTCCTTGCTGTGGCAGGGGCAGGTGGAACAGGCGAAGGCACTGTTTGCCGATTGTCAAAGGAAACAGGCGCGCAATTTTGAAGCCTATCTAGACAAACATCGTTCCCGGATTGTCCATTATGCCGACACCCAGACCCAACAACTCTGCTCGATTGGTTCAGGGGCAGTGGAATCGGCGGTCAAACAGATTGGGCGACGTTTACAAATATCGGGGGCGCATTGGAACAGGGTGTCGGTCAATCCGATGTTGAACCTACGCTGTGCTTACCTCAATGGGCTGCTTGCTAGTTGA
- a CDS encoding heavy metal translocating P-type ATPase → MQLIPEKPIAPPAAESVIETYTLDVSGMKCAGCVRTVENTLKSEAGVKNAIVNLVTEVAVVECDPGVDSVALADKLTQAGFPSQSRQSDRLSPDGLTPAERQQQETRQQTRRAIVAISLVVLSAIGHLHQFGWVTIPGLSNIWFHWGLATLALLFPGRSILVDGWRGLRRNAPNMNTLVGLGTVTAYTASLIALLFPQLGWECFFDEPVMLVGFILLGRSLEQGARSRATAALQSLFDLQPTIARLIPANNSANGSTQAATLTPATSAEIPASQVKVGEWLQVLPGEKIPVDGEVIAGQTTINESMLTGEAVPVLKQAGDYVAAGTLNLSGVIVIRATRTGKDTTLAQIINLVETAQTRKAPIQSLADTVAGYFTYGVMTIATLTFSFWYFIGSRVWAEKIQQLGHHAIGASHSLMHHGAMGGGMADMGELPTSPLLLSLKLAIAVLVIACPCALGLATPTAILVGSGIGAERGLLIRGGDVLEKVHQLKTIVFDKTGTLTIGQPAVTDCLPLTDKISANDLLQLAATVESGTQHPLAVAIRQSAQQQELPLLEADQFQTEAGLGVAATINQDRLNQDKLDQDKLDQKRIIVGNAQWLDRAGVSISEAARTQAETLAAAGKSLVYVAVNSELVGLIAAQDTLRPDAQETVDRLQQMGLRVMLLTGDQPAAAQAAATLLGLSAQDVLANVRPDEKAKTIAQLQQQGTVGMVGDGINDAPALAQADVGIALYSGTDVAMESAGIVLMRDRLSDVVESIRLSRATFSKIQQNLFWAFVYNLLGIPIAAGLLLPTLGVALSPATAGAFMAFSSVSVVTNSLLLRRRFH, encoded by the coding sequence ATGCAGCTTATTCCCGAAAAACCGATTGCCCCTCCCGCCGCTGAATCCGTCATCGAAACCTATACGCTCGATGTGAGCGGCATGAAATGTGCGGGCTGTGTGCGAACCGTCGAAAATACCTTAAAATCCGAGGCGGGCGTGAAAAACGCGATCGTCAACCTGGTGACAGAGGTGGCGGTGGTGGAGTGCGATCCGGGGGTGGATTCTGTAGCCCTGGCGGACAAACTTACCCAGGCGGGCTTTCCCAGTCAGTCGCGGCAGAGCGATCGGCTCTCTCCCGATGGGCTAACTCCGGCGGAACGTCAGCAGCAGGAAACGCGACAGCAGACCCGTCGGGCGATCGTGGCAATCTCGCTGGTCGTTCTCTCGGCGATCGGGCATTTGCATCAGTTTGGCTGGGTGACGATTCCGGGACTCAGCAATATCTGGTTTCACTGGGGGCTGGCAACCCTGGCACTGCTATTTCCGGGGCGATCGATCCTGGTGGACGGGTGGCGCGGTCTGCGGCGAAATGCCCCCAACATGAACACCCTGGTCGGTTTGGGAACAGTGACGGCTTATACGGCAAGCCTGATTGCCCTGCTGTTTCCCCAACTGGGCTGGGAATGCTTCTTCGATGAACCCGTGATGCTGGTGGGCTTTATTCTGCTGGGCCGATCGCTGGAGCAGGGGGCAAGAAGTCGGGCAACGGCAGCGCTTCAGTCTTTGTTTGACCTCCAGCCGACGATCGCTCGCTTAATTCCAGCCAATAATTCGGCGAACGGTTCGACCCAGGCGGCAACGCTAACGCCTGCTACCTCTGCGGAAATTCCTGCCAGTCAGGTGAAGGTGGGCGAGTGGCTGCAAGTTCTCCCCGGTGAAAAAATTCCCGTGGATGGCGAAGTAATTGCCGGACAAACTACCATCAACGAATCGATGCTGACCGGAGAGGCGGTTCCGGTGCTGAAGCAGGCGGGGGACTATGTAGCAGCTGGGACGCTGAACCTCTCTGGCGTGATAGTGATTCGGGCAACCCGCACGGGCAAGGATACAACGCTGGCGCAAATCATCAATCTGGTGGAAACGGCGCAAACCCGCAAAGCCCCAATTCAGAGCCTTGCCGATACGGTGGCGGGCTATTTTACCTACGGCGTGATGACGATCGCCACGCTCACATTTAGCTTCTGGTATTTCATCGGTAGCCGAGTCTGGGCAGAAAAAATTCAGCAGCTAGGACATCATGCGATCGGGGCTTCCCATTCCCTGATGCATCACGGTGCGATGGGCGGCGGCATGGCGGATATGGGTGAACTTCCAACCTCTCCCCTGCTGCTTAGCTTAAAGCTTGCGATCGCAGTGCTGGTGATTGCCTGCCCCTGTGCGCTGGGATTAGCGACGCCAACTGCCATTCTCGTCGGTTCGGGCATTGGTGCCGAGCGAGGTTTGCTGATTCGGGGTGGCGATGTGCTGGAAAAGGTGCATCAGCTCAAGACGATCGTATTTGACAAGACGGGAACTTTGACGATCGGACAACCTGCTGTTACAGATTGCCTGCCCCTGACCGATAAAATTTCTGCAAACGATCTGCTTCAGCTTGCGGCGACGGTGGAAAGCGGGACACAGCACCCCCTGGCAGTCGCGATTCGGCAGTCTGCCCAACAGCAGGAACTCCCTTTACTGGAAGCGGATCAGTTTCAAACCGAAGCGGGTTTAGGCGTCGCGGCAACGATTAATCAGGATAGGCTCAATCAGGACAAGCTCGATCAAGACAAGCTCGATCAAAAGCGAATTATTGTCGGCAATGCCCAGTGGCTCGATCGGGCGGGGGTTTCCATTTCCGAAGCTGCCCGAACTCAGGCAGAAACGCTGGCAGCAGCAGGCAAATCCCTGGTTTACGTGGCGGTCAACAGTGAGTTAGTCGGACTGATTGCCGCACAGGATACCCTGCGACCCGATGCCCAGGAAACCGTCGATCGCCTCCAGCAAATGGGACTGCGCGTCATGCTCCTGACGGGGGATCAGCCAGCGGCGGCACAGGCAGCGGCAACCCTGCTGGGATTATCGGCACAGGATGTCCTGGCAAACGTGCGTCCAGACGAGAAAGCAAAAACGATCGCCCAGCTTCAGCAGCAGGGAACGGTCGGCATGGTGGGAGACGGCATTAACGACGCGCCTGCCCTGGCTCAGGCAGATGTAGGCATTGCCCTCTACTCTGGAACCGATGTGGCAATGGAGTCCGCCGGAATTGTGCTGATGCGCGATCGCCTGAGTGATGTGGTGGAGTCGATTCGGCTCAGCCGCGCCACCTTTAGTAAGATTCAGCAAAATCTCTTCTGGGCGTTTGTCTACAACCTGCTGGGCATCCCGATCGCTGCTGGGCTACTGCTGCCTACCCTAGGAGTTGCGCTCAGCCCGGCAACGGCGGGGGCATTTATGGCGTTTAGTTCCGTAAGTGTAGTGACAAATTCGCTACTGCTGAGACGGCGATTTCACTAG
- a CDS encoding DUF2752 domain-containing protein: MLFSFSSTPLSKTEARSRLIGLAGVTAPFLGAVFYNHGYRISWLVCPLRSLTGIPCPFCGMTRSLMAAARGNFVEAIDYHAFGVLLVGVLLLAVLHWLTELGTGRRVRTFYGRWIRDRRWQLGLGGGFLLYYGMRLVYWIISGDRFWV, translated from the coding sequence ATGCTGTTTTCTTTCTCCTCCACACCGCTTTCCAAAACCGAAGCCCGATCGCGTTTGATTGGTCTTGCTGGGGTGACGGCTCCTTTCCTGGGTGCCGTTTTTTATAACCACGGCTATCGGATTTCCTGGCTGGTCTGTCCTCTGCGATCGCTCACAGGAATTCCCTGTCCCTTCTGCGGCATGACGCGATCGTTAATGGCGGCTGCGAGGGGCAATTTTGTGGAGGCGATTGACTATCACGCTTTTGGGGTACTGCTGGTTGGGGTGCTGCTGCTGGCTGTGCTGCATTGGTTAACCGAACTGGGGACTGGGCGGCGCGTCCGGACGTTTTACGGTAGATGGATTCGCGATCGTCGCTGGCAGCTTGGTCTTGGCGGCGGATTTTTGCTTTATTACGGAATGCGTCTGGTGTACTGGATTATTTCGGGCGATCGGTTCTGGGTTTGA
- the hisA gene encoding 1-(5-phosphoribosyl)-5-[(5-phosphoribosylamino)methylideneamino]imidazole-4-carboxamide isomerase — protein sequence MDVIPAIDLLEGKCVRLYQGDYAQSQVFDENPVAVARQWADQGATRLHLVDLDGAKAGHPVNQQAIEAIVRAIDIPVQVGGGLRDRNSAADLLNLGVQRVILGTVAVEQPDLVKQLCQEFPDRIIVGIDARNGKVATRGWLETSEVEAVTLAQQMAEFGVAAIIYTDIHRDGTLQGANLEALRELANAISVPVIASGGVSSVNDLMQLLRLEAIGVTGAIVGRALYTGAVSLKEAIRAVGQGRWQDIPPDFGSSTIA from the coding sequence ATGGATGTGATCCCGGCGATCGACCTGCTTGAGGGCAAATGTGTGCGGCTGTATCAGGGAGACTATGCCCAGTCCCAGGTGTTTGACGAAAATCCCGTGGCAGTGGCGCGGCAGTGGGCAGACCAGGGCGCAACCCGGCTGCATTTGGTGGATCTGGATGGAGCAAAGGCAGGTCATCCGGTGAATCAGCAGGCGATCGAGGCAATTGTGCGGGCGATCGATATTCCGGTTCAGGTGGGCGGCGGTTTGCGCGATCGAAATAGCGCGGCGGATTTGCTGAATCTGGGCGTGCAGCGGGTGATTCTAGGCACGGTGGCAGTAGAGCAGCCCGATCTGGTAAAGCAGCTCTGTCAGGAATTCCCCGATCGCATCATCGTTGGGATTGATGCCCGTAATGGAAAGGTTGCGACTCGTGGCTGGCTGGAAACCTCGGAGGTAGAAGCCGTTACCCTGGCACAGCAGATGGCAGAGTTTGGCGTCGCGGCAATCATCTACACGGACATTCATCGGGACGGTACGCTTCAGGGCGCGAATCTGGAGGCTCTGCGCGAACTGGCAAACGCGATCTCGGTTCCCGTCATTGCCTCCGGCGGCGTTAGTTCCGTCAATGACTTAATGCAGCTCCTTCGGCTGGAAGCGATCGGCGTAACGGGAGCGATCGTCGGACGTGCCCTCTACACGGGAGCCGTTTCTCTGAAGGAAGCCATTCGTGCCGTGGGTCAGGGTCGCTGGCAGGACATCCCGCCGGACTTTGGTTCTTCGACGATCGCCTAG
- a CDS encoding lectin MOA-related protein: MTSVLMPEVMPNLMRGRLVGRRVAGVTDIAAAGQDSQTRSMTIAPHEAEAPLARGVAVPGYYVSEVVQRSLVGKLAADPGMRYGDAFYYLPTLEEVQFILKASELERRTWTEERFDCDDFAYVLKGEMSAHAYDIGPSRFGLCVGIVWGYFNWLEGYHAVNWFIGVDKKLRFIEPQNDSIYSAEDCVGDIQLLLV, translated from the coding sequence ATGACTTCTGTATTAATGCCTGAAGTAATGCCTAACTTAATGCGCGGCAGACTGGTTGGACGACGAGTTGCTGGGGTTACTGATATTGCTGCTGCGGGGCAGGATAGCCAAACCCGATCGATGACGATTGCTCCCCACGAGGCAGAAGCTCCCCTGGCAAGAGGCGTTGCTGTTCCTGGATACTATGTCAGCGAAGTTGTGCAGCGATCGCTTGTGGGCAAGCTGGCAGCCGACCCAGGAATGCGCTATGGCGATGCTTTTTACTATCTGCCCACCCTGGAGGAGGTGCAGTTTATCCTGAAAGCGAGTGAACTGGAACGACGGACCTGGACAGAGGAACGGTTTGATTGCGATGATTTTGCCTATGTGCTGAAAGGCGAGATGAGCGCCCACGCCTATGACATTGGACCCAGCCGCTTTGGGCTATGTGTGGGTATCGTCTGGGGATACTTCAACTGGCTGGAAGGCTACCATGCAGTGAACTGGTTTATCGGAGTTGATAAAAAACTGCGATTTATCGAGCCTCAGAACGATAGCATCTACAGCGCAGAGGATTGCGTGGGCGATATTCAACTGCTTTTGGTCTAG
- a CDS encoding aminotransferase class I/II-fold pyridoxal phosphate-dependent enzyme has protein sequence MQVVKEYVQRWYESGLDPDEYICHGSKAGNLVEIEETATGIRRTVLTFCTNDVLGLVQNKAVQQAAIDAIVQYGTSNSSCSVLSGRIDLHRQLEDEISAFKHLPHTQLFLNAWMAMQALMDAFCHLAIPVPGFKHTRETLILTDVLNHGCIVSAVANAGTRSGKMFGHSPRVRVRAYRHCDMADLTRKLQRYARPEDRIMVVSDAVFSMDGDIAPLPEMIDILANYEDSVLVMDEAHASGALGEKGGGIYDYFGILPQDAIDRGVNPLIMTTFSKFAASAGAAISSHIPELKPLLNVSPTSIGTISLPAPTTAAALESIRQVRKDPDLVKRLHENTRYLRAILAEHDFEAIGETNVVPVLLPTDINPKHFARQLMYEHGIWVSPIWFIAKPRLRITANALHTREEMDKLVAAMTSVRDSLYKTTISA, from the coding sequence GTGCAAGTTGTTAAGGAATACGTTCAACGCTGGTATGAAAGTGGACTAGATCCCGACGAGTACATCTGCCACGGCAGTAAAGCGGGCAATCTAGTGGAGATCGAAGAGACGGCAACGGGCATCCGCCGCACGGTTCTCACCTTTTGTACAAACGATGTGCTGGGACTGGTGCAAAACAAAGCCGTACAGCAGGCAGCGATCGATGCCATTGTGCAGTATGGCACGTCGAATAGTTCCTGCTCGGTGCTGAGCGGTCGGATTGATTTGCATCGCCAGCTCGAAGACGAAATTTCTGCCTTTAAGCATCTGCCCCACACGCAGCTATTTTTGAATGCATGGATGGCAATGCAGGCACTGATGGATGCCTTCTGTCATCTGGCAATTCCGGTTCCCGGATTCAAGCACACCCGCGAAACCCTGATTTTAACGGACGTTCTCAACCACGGCTGTATTGTCTCTGCTGTGGCAAATGCCGGAACCCGATCGGGCAAAATGTTTGGACACAGTCCCAGAGTCCGGGTGCGGGCTTACCGCCACTGCGACATGGCAGACCTGACGCGCAAACTTCAGCGCTATGCCCGTCCAGAAGATCGGATTATGGTCGTCTCCGATGCGGTGTTTTCGATGGATGGCGACATTGCGCCCCTGCCCGAAATGATCGATATCCTCGCCAACTACGAAGACAGCGTGCTGGTGATGGATGAAGCTCACGCCAGCGGTGCTTTAGGTGAGAAAGGCGGCGGCATTTACGACTATTTTGGCATTCTGCCTCAGGACGCGATCGATCGGGGTGTGAATCCGCTGATCATGACGACCTTCTCCAAGTTTGCCGCTTCCGCTGGAGCTGCCATTAGCAGCCACATCCCAGAACTGAAGCCCCTGCTGAACGTCTCGCCCACCTCGATCGGCACCATTTCCCTGCCTGCCCCCACCACGGCTGCGGCGCTGGAAAGCATTCGGCAGGTACGCAAAGACCCCGACCTGGTGAAGCGTCTGCATGAAAACACCCGCTATTTGCGGGCAATCCTGGCAGAGCATGACTTTGAGGCGATCGGCGAAACGAACGTGGTTCCGGTGCTTCTGCCGACGGACATCAATCCCAAGCACTTTGCCCGTCAGCTAATGTACGAGCATGGCATCTGGGTGTCGCCCATCTGGTTTATCGCTAAGCCCCGTCTGCGGATTACGGCAAATGCGCTGCACACCCGCGAAGAGATGGATAAGCTGGTGGCGGCAATGACCTCAGTGCGCGATTCGCTGTATAAGACGACGATTAGCGCCTAG
- a CDS encoding aromatic ring-hydroxylating dioxygenase subunit alpha yields the protein MELATTLKGQTVQNKIREVGINPNHWYPIAWSYELKANQVIPVKVWQQPIAVYRDAVGRVYALEDACPHKGVELHQGEVTGDRLVCPYHGWEFDPQGQCVNIPYLPKGQKLPCAQARSYPAQERYGIVWVFPGDPALAQERSLPEVPEYDDPNCLIIPITGRFQAHFSICNENTMDVFHGFLHRNLQGWFDPVLLKLREAEGSIEAQYRVSYRGFLSKFLGLSADSNGVTQRIVTIEYHYPHYHSTMEGVSSLYLMRLPVSPTETRSFSMLCLPLVRLPKWLLRSVKPVAVPLVRKFLFMRFLEQDVEMMESEQRNYGLNSKRRYVEINPAIIALQRVIVRQYEQFMQQSDALPDQSSPEDRSSESATGSLAVEAHTASAEQAVPTL from the coding sequence ATGGAACTGGCGACAACGCTTAAAGGTCAGACGGTTCAGAATAAAATTCGCGAGGTCGGGATTAACCCAAACCACTGGTATCCAATTGCCTGGTCATATGAGCTAAAGGCAAATCAGGTGATTCCGGTGAAGGTCTGGCAGCAGCCGATCGCGGTCTATCGGGATGCGGTCGGTCGGGTTTATGCGCTGGAGGATGCCTGTCCACACAAGGGCGTGGAGCTACATCAGGGCGAGGTGACGGGCGATCGACTGGTCTGCCCCTACCACGGATGGGAGTTTGACCCGCAAGGACAGTGTGTCAACATTCCCTACCTGCCAAAAGGTCAAAAATTGCCCTGCGCCCAGGCACGCAGCTATCCCGCACAGGAGAGATACGGCATCGTCTGGGTCTTTCCCGGCGATCCAGCCCTGGCACAGGAACGATCGCTGCCCGAAGTGCCCGAATACGATGACCCCAACTGTCTAATTATTCCAATTACGGGGCGTTTCCAGGCGCACTTCTCGATCTGCAACGAAAACACGATGGATGTGTTCCACGGTTTCCTTCACCGTAACTTGCAGGGCTGGTTTGACCCGGTGCTGCTGAAACTGCGCGAAGCGGAAGGATCGATCGAAGCACAGTATCGCGTCTCGTACCGGGGCTTTCTATCCAAGTTTTTGGGACTTAGCGCCGACAGCAATGGCGTGACCCAGCGAATTGTGACGATCGAATATCACTATCCCCACTACCACAGCACGATGGAAGGGGTGTCCTCCCTCTATCTGATGCGGTTGCCCGTCAGCCCGACGGAAACGCGATCGTTTTCTATGCTCTGCTTACCGCTGGTGAGACTGCCCAAGTGGCTCTTGCGATCGGTCAAGCCCGTGGCTGTACCGCTGGTGCGGAAGTTCCTGTTTATGCGTTTTCTAGAACAGGACGTGGAAATGATGGAAAGCGAGCAGCGCAACTATGGGCTGAACTCCAAGCGTCGCTACGTGGAGATTAATCCAGCAATTATCGCCCTCCAGCGGGTGATCGTCCGGCAATATGAGCAATTTATGCAACAATCTGATGCATTGCCCGATCAATCTTCTCCTGAGGATAGATCTTCGGAATCTGCCACGGGTAGCCTTGCTGTAGAAGCCCATACTGCCTCCGCAGAACAAGCTGTTCCCACGCTTTAG
- a CDS encoding GH3 auxin-responsive promoter family protein, which yields MNSLVLPFLKAYGAFAKNNLVRLARDPIAAQDIYLQTLLRRQRGTELGQKFGLGEVQTIDQFREQVPIWSYEDYEPFMQRIANGESNVLTADPVVYLNLTSGTTGKQKMIPVTKRFQRSLGQANAASFGFIFDAIEQRRKQGKPPVHFGRLLSTNSVKLQGHTPAGIPYGPVTVGSFRMNRRLCEISFAQPFAAMEIGESLSRHYACILFALANPHVRGMSSNFPMSILRTCGILEEYGEQMIEDIDRGTIAPWLNLDPKIRANLEQRWRSNPRRAAELRSILKAEGRLTPKTVWSELSFIGTSRGGTSDFYFERFPQYFGNTPVFGGVYGTAEGTFAIYTEFDRDAAVLALESGFYEFIPSDQWDVAEPRTLLASELKQGEHYRILVTTYSGVYRYDIGDVIQVVGFLENTPLIIFRHRRGGLLSSTTEKTTEFHLAQTLQVLQQEFGLTLNDFCVTLSDREFPARYLLNIELAPGQALSQPQAFLHRFDRLLGEFNNPYATVRSAEVPPPFLRILAPGSFDIVKQRQILRGASDTTLKVPHLSEDRQFLADLEVREEIKWEA from the coding sequence ATGAACTCTCTCGTTTTGCCCTTCCTTAAAGCCTACGGTGCATTTGCGAAAAACAATCTGGTGCGTCTGGCACGAGATCCGATCGCCGCTCAAGACATCTATTTACAGACGCTTCTGCGGAGGCAGCGGGGAACCGAACTGGGGCAGAAGTTTGGACTGGGAGAGGTTCAGACGATCGATCAGTTTCGGGAACAGGTGCCCATCTGGTCTTACGAGGACTATGAGCCGTTTATGCAGCGCATTGCGAACGGAGAGTCGAATGTACTGACGGCTGATCCGGTTGTGTACCTTAATCTGACGAGCGGCACCACGGGCAAACAAAAAATGATTCCCGTGACAAAGCGATTTCAGCGATCGCTGGGACAGGCAAACGCGGCGAGTTTTGGCTTTATTTTTGACGCGATTGAGCAGCGGCGGAAGCAGGGCAAACCTCCGGTGCATTTTGGTAGGCTGCTCTCTACCAACTCTGTGAAGCTTCAGGGACACACCCCCGCCGGGATTCCCTATGGTCCCGTCACCGTGGGCAGCTTCCGGATGAATCGCCGACTTTGCGAGATATCATTTGCTCAGCCGTTTGCCGCAATGGAAATCGGAGAGAGCCTCAGCCGTCACTATGCCTGCATTCTGTTTGCGCTGGCGAATCCTCATGTGCGGGGAATGTCGTCTAATTTTCCCATGTCGATCCTGCGAACCTGCGGCATTTTGGAGGAGTACGGTGAGCAGATGATCGAGGATATCGATCGGGGGACGATTGCGCCCTGGCTGAACCTTGACCCGAAAATTCGCGCAAATTTAGAGCAACGCTGGCGATCGAATCCCCGACGGGCAGCGGAACTGCGATCGATCCTGAAGGCGGAGGGCAGATTAACGCCCAAGACAGTCTGGTCAGAGTTATCGTTTATTGGCACATCGCGAGGCGGCACGTCGGACTTTTACTTTGAGCGATTCCCGCAATACTTTGGCAATACACCTGTGTTTGGCGGCGTGTATGGGACGGCAGAAGGCACCTTTGCGATCTACACCGAGTTCGATCGAGATGCGGCAGTGCTGGCACTGGAGAGCGGCTTTTATGAATTCATTCCCTCCGACCAGTGGGATGTAGCGGAACCCAGGACTCTGCTGGCATCGGAGTTGAAACAGGGCGAACATTACCGAATTCTTGTCACCACCTACAGCGGTGTGTATCGCTACGACATTGGCGATGTGATTCAGGTCGTGGGCTTCCTGGAAAATACGCCCCTGATCATCTTCCGGCATCGGCGCGGCGGACTGCTTTCCTCCACCACCGAGAAAACCACGGAATTCCATCTGGCGCAAACGCTGCAAGTGCTTCAGCAGGAATTTGGGCTGACCCTGAACGATTTCTGCGTCACCCTCTCCGATCGCGAATTTCCGGCACGCTATTTGCTCAATATCGAACTGGCTCCGGGGCAAGCACTATCCCAACCCCAGGCATTTTTGCATCGGTTCGATCGCCTGCTGGGGGAGTTTAACAATCCCTACGCCACGGTGCGATCGGCTGAAGTTCCACCCCCGTTTCTGCGGATTTTGGCTCCCGGCAGTTTTGATATCGTCAAGCAGCGGCAGATCCTTCGCGGCGCATCGGATACCACGTTAAAGGTGCCCCACCTGAGTGAAGATCGGCAGTTTTTAGCGGATCTGGAAGTCCGGGAAGAAATCAAATGGGAGGCATAA